The following DNA comes from Kitasatospora viridis.
CATTGACGACCCCGGTGGCCCGATGTAGCGTCAGCGGCGAAACAGCCGGTGACGTGCCGAGAGGCCCCGGTCTGCTCGGGTGACGAACCCCGGGATTCATCCGGTGGATATCCGGTTGTTACAGGGAGTGTGGTATCGGTGCGCTTCGGGCTTTCTTTTCTCCCCGACTGCACGCCGGAGACGAAATCTCCGGAGACCTATTTCAGTGACGCGCTGGAATTGTCGGTGCAGGCCGAACTGGGCGGTTTGGATTCGGTCAAGATGACCGAGCACTATCTCCACCACTACGGTGGCTACTGCCCCAGCCCGTTGGGTTTCCTCTCCGCGGTGGCCGCCCGGACGAACTCGGTCAGGCTGATCACCGGGTGCGTCCTGCCGGTCTTCCACCATCCGATCCAGCTGGCCGCGGAAGCCGCCCAGGTGGACGCGATCAGCGGCGGCCGGCTCGATGTGGGATTCGCCCGGGCGTACCTGCCGGACGAGTTCGATGCGCTGGGCGTGCCGATGGACGAGAGCGTCGACCGGTACCGCGAGACCATCCGCGCGGTGCGGCGGATCTGGACCGAGGAGAACATCAGCGAGGACACGCCGTTCTTCTCCTACCGCAACGTGACCGGGCGCCCGCGCCCCACCCAGCAGCCGCACCCGCCGATGTGGGGCGCCGCGGTGCGCACCCCGGAGAGCTTCGACTGGCTGGGCACGGAGGGGCTGGGGCTGCTGATCACCCCGATGATCTCGCCGCACGAGTTCCGCGACCAGCTGAACATCTACCGCGACGCCTTCCAGGCGGCGCACGGGAGTTCGGGACTGCGGCCCCGGGTCGCGGCCAGCCTGCCGCTGGTGGTCGCCGAGACCGACGAGCGCGCGCAGGAGATCGCCGAGACCTACCTGCGCCGCTACCTGGACGTCTGGGCGGAAGCCGTCAGCCCCTGGGACAGGCGGGAGTCCTCGGCCTACCGCGGCTACTCCGGCTTCGGCTGGATGCTGCGCGGCCTGCAGCCCGCCAAGCTCTACACCGAAGGCGGCGCGATCGTCGGCTCGCCGGCCACGGTCATCGACCGGATCCGCGCCTTCAACGACCACATCGGCGGCGTCGACCAGATCCTTTGGCAGATCGATTTCGGCGCGATGCCGCTCCCCGAAGCTCGGCAGACCCTGGAGCTCTTCTGCGACCAGGTCCTGCCGGAGGTGAAAGCACTCTGACCCGTCGGCGCCGGCCTTCGTGCGGCCGGCACCGGCGTGGTGACGGAAGGAGGTGAAAGACATGGAGGGTTTCGACGACCTGGTGCTGGATGACAGCACCTTCGAGCTGGTGGACCTGGGCGTGGTGGTTCCCGCGTCGGTGACGGCTGGTTACGGCCTGACCGAGCTCGCCGCTTCGAGCGGTGGCAGCAGCTGCTGCTGCTGCACCCCGTGCTGCTCCTGCACCTGATCGGGTGCGGGGCGGGCGGCTGAACGATCCGAGTGCACTGGGGAGGTGAAAGACATGGAGGGTTTCGACGACCTGGTGCTGGATGACAGCACCTTCGAGCTGGTGGACCTGGGCGTGGTGGTTCCCGCGTCGGTGACGGCCGGTTACGGCCTGACCGAGCTCGCCGCTTCGAGCGGCGGTAGCAGCTGCTGCTGCTGCACCCCGTGCTGCTCCTGCACCTGATCGGGTGCGGGACTGCTCACTGATCGATCCGGTGAACGAAGGAGGTGAAAGACATGGAGGGTTTCAACGACGACCTGGTGCTGGATGACAGCGCCTTCGAGTTGGTGGACCTGGGCGCGGTCGTTCCCGCGTCGGTGACGGCCGGTTACGGCCTCACGGAGTTGTCCGCTTCCAAGGGGACCAGCAGCTGCTGCTGCTGCACCCCGTGCTGTTCCTGCACCTGATCCGGTGCTGATCTCCGGGCACATGTGCTCTAGCCGGTGCGTGCGCGCGTAAGAGGATCGAGTGGCTCTCGGTCCTCCTGCTGACCAGTCATCAATGCACTCTCGTAGAAGCGGTGGTCATGGAAGTGAACGTCGATCAGGTACGGCCTCGACTGCGCGGGGACGTCTACGTCATGCGCGTGCCGGAGGGCGCCTACATCCGTAGCAATCTGGGCGGCTCGATACTCAAGGGCGCGTCGACGTACGAGTGGATCCAGCGGATCGCACCGCTGCTGGACGGCACCAAGACCCTCGGCGAACTCTGCGCCTCGGTACCGGAGTCCAGCCGCGCCGCGCTCGCCAAGCTCGTTCTGGTCCTGCTCGGCAAGGGCTACGTCAAGAACGCGCTGGAGGACCGTCCGCACACCCTGACCGCCGAGCTCACCAAGGCCTACGCGGCCAACATCGCCTTCATCGAGTACTTCACCGACTCGCCCGAACTCCGCTTCGAGGGCTACCGCGACAGCCGCGTCGTGCTGGCCGGGTCCGGCCCGCTACTGCAGGCGCTGACCAACTCCCAGCTGCGCGCCGGTGTGCGCACCTGCGTGCTCGCCCCGTTCGCCGAGTCGCCGTTCGACCGCGACCGCGTCGCCGAGCACCTCGCCGCGGCCCAGGAGCAGGACCCTCAGCAGCGGATCGGCTACCTGGACGCCAACGCCGAGCGGCTCGACCTGGTGGCCGCGGACGCCGACATGGTGCTGCACGTCACCGACCGGCCGATGGTCGAGCGCGCCCGGCTGCTGCCCGCCGCGGCCGTCGCCGCGGGTGCCGCGTTCGCGCAGGCGGTCGTGGCCGGCGACGAGGCGTGGATCGGCCCGGTGATCGGGAAGAACGACGATCCCACCGCGTGGGAGTCCGCGTGGCGCCGGTTGTGCGCGCTCACATTCGACCTGGCCGGCGCGGACCTGGCCGACCACCCGGAGGCGGCGCCCAGCGAGTTCCTGCGCGGCCCCACCGTGGCCCTGGTCGCCAACCAGCTGTGCTTCGCGGCCTTCCGCCACCTCGTCGGCATCGACCAGGGCGCCGGCGCCGACCGCCTGGTCCGGTTCGACCTGGAGACGCTGGAGACCGCGACCCACGCCTTCCAGCCGCACCCGCTCGCACTGCCCGCCGTTCCCGACGACCCGGCCCGGCTCGCCGCCCTCGCGGCCGCCGCGCCCGTCGACGACGAGGAACTGGCCCGGCGCGCCGTGGACTGCGTCGACCCGCGGACCGGCCTGTTCGCCGAGGTCACCGAGCGCGACTACGAGCAGCTGCCGCTGTTCGTCAGCGAGGTCCTGGTCTCCGACCCGGTCGGCCTGGCCGGCGGTCCGTTCCCGGTGCACGGCTGCGGCGACAGCGTGATCGAGTCGCGCCAGCGCGCGGTGCGGCACGCCTTCGAACGCTACGCGGCCGTCATGGTCGACTCCCGCAAGGGCGACCGGCTGACCGGCCTGGACGTGCGCACCGGCGAGCCGGTCGCCGTCGACGCCGCGCAGGTCTTCCCCGCGCGCACCGCGGCCTCCGGCAGCGACTGGCCCGAAGCCGTGCGCGCCGCCGTCGTCGCGGCGGCCACCGAGGGCGTGGCCGCGGCGCTTTCGACCGCGACCGACCCGCTGCCCCGGCTCGACCTGGACGGCGCCGAGCTGACCGAGCGCGCCGCGCGCTACCGCAAGCTGCTGGAGATCGTCGAGGAGTCGTTCGAGGTCCACGACCTGTCCGCGCTGCTCGGGCTGCCCACCTTCGCCTTCACCACCCCGCAGGGCACCGTCGCCTACACGAGCGACCTCGAAGTCTGCGTCGCGCTGGAGCAGGGGCTGGAGCAGACCCTGCTCGCCTACCAGTCCCGATCGGCCGACCAGCCCGGCTACGCGCCGGCGCCCGTGCCCGAGCTGCCCGAGCACCTGCGCGGGGAGACGGCGGCGCGGCCGGTCTCGGTCACCCTGGACGAGGTCG
Coding sequences within:
- a CDS encoding thiomuracin/GE37468 family thiazolyl RiPP peptide, whose amino-acid sequence is MEGFNDDLVLDDSAFELVDLGAVVPASVTAGYGLTELSASKGTSSCCCCTPCCSCT
- a CDS encoding LLM class flavin-dependent oxidoreductase — encoded protein: MRFGLSFLPDCTPETKSPETYFSDALELSVQAELGGLDSVKMTEHYLHHYGGYCPSPLGFLSAVAARTNSVRLITGCVLPVFHHPIQLAAEAAQVDAISGGRLDVGFARAYLPDEFDALGVPMDESVDRYRETIRAVRRIWTEENISEDTPFFSYRNVTGRPRPTQQPHPPMWGAAVRTPESFDWLGTEGLGLLITPMISPHEFRDQLNIYRDAFQAAHGSSGLRPRVAASLPLVVAETDERAQEIAETYLRRYLDVWAEAVSPWDRRESSAYRGYSGFGWMLRGLQPAKLYTEGGAIVGSPATVIDRIRAFNDHIGGVDQILWQIDFGAMPLPEARQTLELFCDQVLPEVKAL
- a CDS encoding thiomuracin/GE37468 family thiazolyl RiPP peptide — encoded protein: MEGFDDLVLDDSTFELVDLGVVVPASVTAGYGLTELAASSGGSSCCCCTPCCSCT
- a CDS encoding thiomuracin/GE37468 family thiazolyl RiPP peptide — encoded protein: MEGFDDLVLDDSTFELVDLGVVVPASVTAGYGLTELAASSGGSSCCCCTPCCSCT